In the Microtus pennsylvanicus isolate mMicPen1 chromosome 6, mMicPen1.hap1, whole genome shotgun sequence genome, one interval contains:
- the Elmod2 gene encoding ELMO domain-containing protein 2 isoform X2, whose translation MFISLWEFFYGHFFRFWMKWVLRQMTGKCELQRIFDTYGGAQRTYRIENSLTYSKSKVLQSATRVAESELDRCVADIMKEKNICREKDTSFQICMRTCLLQISGYKQLYQAVENVRKKPYDSGNAQHEKLLLKLWSLLMPTEKLKARISKQWVDIGFQGDDPKTDFRGMGILGLINLVYFSENYTSEAHQILSRSNHPKLGYSYAIVGINLTEMAYSLLKSEALKLYLYNFVPGMPTMEHFQQFYCYLVYEFDKFWLEEEPESIMYFNLYREKFHEKIKGLLMDYNTVLTLKT comes from the exons ATGTTTATTTCTCTGTGGGAGTTCTTCTATGGGCACTTTTTCCGGTTTTGGATGAAATGGGTCTTACGACAGATGACTGGGAAGTGTGAACTGCAGCGAATTTTTGACACCTATGGCGGCGCACAGAGGACATACAGGATAG aaaactCCTTGACATATTCCAAGAGTAAG GTCCTCCAGAGTGCCACACGAGTTGCCGAGAGTGAGCTGGACAGATGTGTAGCGGACATAATGAAGGAGAAGAACATCTGCCGGGAGAAAGACACCAG TTTTCAGATATGCATGAGGACGTGCTTACTGCAGATATCCGGCTATAAGCAGCTCTACCAGGCTGTGGAAAATGTGAGGAAAAAACCCTACGATTCTGGCAATGCGCAGCATGAGAAACTGCTCCTCAAG CTTTGGAGTCTTCTGATGCCTACGGAAAAGTTGAAGGCCCGGATCTCCAAGCAGTGGGTGGACATTGGTTTCCAAGGTGATGATCCCAAAACAGACTTCAGAGGCATGGGCATACTTGGACTGATCAATCTTGT GTATTTCAGTGAAAATTACACCAGCGAAGCACACCAGATTCTTTCCCGTTCAAATCACCCCAAATTAGG GTATTCGTATGCAATAGTTGGAATCAATCTCACAGAGATGGCTTATAGCTTACTGAAGAGTGAAGCCCTGAAGCTGTACCTCTACAACTTTGTCCCTGGGATGCCAACCATGGAGCACTTCCAGCAGTTCTACT GTTACCTTGTCTATGAATTTGACAAGTTTTGGCTTGAAGAAGAACCGGAAAGCATTATGTACTTCAACTTGTACCGAGAGAAGTTTCACGAGAAGATTAAAGGACTCTTAATGGATTACAACACTGTACTCACTTTGAAAACATGA
- the Elmod2 gene encoding ELMO domain-containing protein 2 isoform X1, whose protein sequence is MPHFKDPDPRVWHRHPVPWPAGIANLTAPRAPGAERDNMFISLWEFFYGHFFRFWMKWVLRQMTGKCELQRIFDTYGGAQRTYRIENSLTYSKSKVLQSATRVAESELDRCVADIMKEKNICREKDTSFQICMRTCLLQISGYKQLYQAVENVRKKPYDSGNAQHEKLLLKLWSLLMPTEKLKARISKQWVDIGFQGDDPKTDFRGMGILGLINLVYFSENYTSEAHQILSRSNHPKLGYSYAIVGINLTEMAYSLLKSEALKLYLYNFVPGMPTMEHFQQFYCYLVYEFDKFWLEEEPESIMYFNLYREKFHEKIKGLLMDYNTVLTLKT, encoded by the exons ATGCCTCATTTTAAAGACCCAGATCCGCGCGTCTGGCACCGGCACCCAGTGCCCTGGCCTGCGGGGATTGCGAATTTGACAGCTCCTCGGGCCCCCGGCGCAGAGAGG GACAACATGTTTATTTCTCTGTGGGAGTTCTTCTATGGGCACTTTTTCCGGTTTTGGATGAAATGGGTCTTACGACAGATGACTGGGAAGTGTGAACTGCAGCGAATTTTTGACACCTATGGCGGCGCACAGAGGACATACAGGATAG aaaactCCTTGACATATTCCAAGAGTAAG GTCCTCCAGAGTGCCACACGAGTTGCCGAGAGTGAGCTGGACAGATGTGTAGCGGACATAATGAAGGAGAAGAACATCTGCCGGGAGAAAGACACCAG TTTTCAGATATGCATGAGGACGTGCTTACTGCAGATATCCGGCTATAAGCAGCTCTACCAGGCTGTGGAAAATGTGAGGAAAAAACCCTACGATTCTGGCAATGCGCAGCATGAGAAACTGCTCCTCAAG CTTTGGAGTCTTCTGATGCCTACGGAAAAGTTGAAGGCCCGGATCTCCAAGCAGTGGGTGGACATTGGTTTCCAAGGTGATGATCCCAAAACAGACTTCAGAGGCATGGGCATACTTGGACTGATCAATCTTGT GTATTTCAGTGAAAATTACACCAGCGAAGCACACCAGATTCTTTCCCGTTCAAATCACCCCAAATTAGG GTATTCGTATGCAATAGTTGGAATCAATCTCACAGAGATGGCTTATAGCTTACTGAAGAGTGAAGCCCTGAAGCTGTACCTCTACAACTTTGTCCCTGGGATGCCAACCATGGAGCACTTCCAGCAGTTCTACT GTTACCTTGTCTATGAATTTGACAAGTTTTGGCTTGAAGAAGAACCGGAAAGCATTATGTACTTCAACTTGTACCGAGAGAAGTTTCACGAGAAGATTAAAGGACTCTTAATGGATTACAACACTGTACTCACTTTGAAAACATGA